The following proteins are encoded in a genomic region of Primulina huaijiensis isolate GDHJ02 chromosome 3, ASM1229523v2, whole genome shotgun sequence:
- the LOC140972666 gene encoding myb-related protein 315-like, protein MGLKRGPWTVEEDHKLMSFIMNNGIQCWRMIPKLAGLLRCGKSCRLRWINYLRPDLKRGVLSEMEENQIIDLHARLGNRWSKIASHFPGRTDNEIKNHWNTRIKKRLKLLGLDPTTHQPIQQKTQQSREEKDTTDIDSNSRDENKQLEEIKFSRVPKAPSATHVQTSCCNEANVSTSMESETMTRLINNYEMLMLTSNLDMDLWMTNQEMHSISTSYCPSFSLEDSVNCYPNSAGESASSVQGNRGLFQCVETADSMVSWDFGFDQQFLFPETMGG, encoded by the exons ATGGGTCTGAAGAGAGGTCCGTGGACCGTAGAAGAAGATCACAAACTTATGAGTTTTATCATGAATAATGGCATTCAATGCTGGAGAATGATACCCAAGCTTGCAG GGTTGTTGAGGTGTGGAAAAAGCTGCAGATTGAGATGGATTAATTATCTACGACCTGACCTTAAACGAGGAGTTCTATCAGAAATGGAGGAGAATCAAATTATAGATCTTCATGCTCGCCTTGGAAACAG GTGGTCTAAAATTGCATCACATTTTCCAGGGAGAACGGATAACGAAATCAAGAATCACTGGAACACCAGGATCAAGAAACGGTTAAAGCTCCTCGGACTAGACCCCACCACACACCAGCCCATCCAGCAAAAGACACAACAAAGTCGTGAAGAGAAAGACACAACAGACATCGACTCAAATTCGCGTGATGAAAACAAACAATTAGAGGAGATCAAATTCTCTCGTGTACCGAAAGCTCCATCAGCAACACACGTCCAAACAAGCTGCTGCAATGAGGCCAATGTCAGCACCAGTATGGAAAGCGAAACGATGACACGTCTCATTAACAACTATGAGATGCTGATGCTCACGAGTAACCTGGACATGGATTTATGGATGACAAATCAAGAAATGCACAGCATCTCGACCAGTTACTGCCCCTCGTTTTCTTTAGAAGATTCAGTGAACTGCTACCCCAATTCAGCTGGTGAATCGGCCAGTTCAGTTCAAGGAAATAGAGGTCTATTTCAGTGTGTTGAGACTGCAGATTCAATGGTTTCTTGGGATTTTGGATTCGATCAACAATTTCTGTTTCCTGAAACAATGGGGGGTTGA